A single region of the Gasterosteus aculeatus chromosome 1, fGasAcu3.hap1.1, whole genome shotgun sequence genome encodes:
- the tagln gene encoding transgelin isoform X2, protein MANKGPAFGMSRHVQDKIDSKYDPELELILVEWISRQCGAGVGKPDAGKLGFQAWLKDGCVLSELINSLFTGDKPVKKIQSSTAAFKQMEQISQFLNASEKYGVTKTDMFQTVDLWEGKDLAAVQRTLSALGSLAFTKDEGTYKGDPNWFFKKSQENKRDFSDDQLKAGKNVIGLQMGSNKGASQEGMSYGRSRQIL, encoded by the exons ATGGCTAACAAAGGTCCCGCCTTCGGTATGAGCCGGCATGTTCAGGATAAGATCGACAGCAAGTACGACCCCGAGCTGGAGCTGATCCTGGTGGAGTGGATCAGCCGTCAGTGTGGCGCCGGTGTGGGAAAGCCAGACGCGGGCAAATTGGGCTTCCAGGCCTGGCTGAAAGACGGATGT GTCCTCAGCGAACTGATCAACAGTCTGTTCACCGGAGACAAACCCGTGAAGAAGATCCAGAGCTCCACCGCAGCCTTCAAACAGATGGAGCAGATCTCCCAGTTCCTCAACGCTTCGGAGAAGTACGGCGTCACCAAGACCGACATGTTCCAGACCGTGGACCTTTGGGAAG GTAAGGACCTGGCGGCGGTGCAGAGGACTCTGTCAGCTCTGGGAAGCTTGGCCTTCACCAAGGACGAAGGCACATACAAAGGAGACCCCAACTGGTTCTTCAA GAAATCCCAGGAGAACAAGCGGGACTTTAGCGACGACCAGCTGAAGGCGGGGAAAAATGTGATCGGTCTACAGATGGGGTCAAATAAGGGAGCCTCCCAGGAGGGCATGAGCTACGGAAGGTCCCGACAGATCCTGTAG
- the tagln gene encoding transgelin isoform X1, with protein MATKGVGMANKGPAFGMSRHVQDKIDSKYDPELELILVEWISRQCGAGVGKPDAGKLGFQAWLKDGCVLSELINSLFTGDKPVKKIQSSTAAFKQMEQISQFLNASEKYGVTKTDMFQTVDLWEGKDLAAVQRTLSALGSLAFTKDEGTYKGDPNWFFKKSQENKRDFSDDQLKAGKNVIGLQMGSNKGASQEGMSYGRSRQIL; from the exons ATGGCAACAAAG GGAGTCGGCATGGCTAACAAAGGTCCCGCCTTCGGTATGAGCCGGCATGTTCAGGATAAGATCGACAGCAAGTACGACCCCGAGCTGGAGCTGATCCTGGTGGAGTGGATCAGCCGTCAGTGTGGCGCCGGTGTGGGAAAGCCAGACGCGGGCAAATTGGGCTTCCAGGCCTGGCTGAAAGACGGATGT GTCCTCAGCGAACTGATCAACAGTCTGTTCACCGGAGACAAACCCGTGAAGAAGATCCAGAGCTCCACCGCAGCCTTCAAACAGATGGAGCAGATCTCCCAGTTCCTCAACGCTTCGGAGAAGTACGGCGTCACCAAGACCGACATGTTCCAGACCGTGGACCTTTGGGAAG GTAAGGACCTGGCGGCGGTGCAGAGGACTCTGTCAGCTCTGGGAAGCTTGGCCTTCACCAAGGACGAAGGCACATACAAAGGAGACCCCAACTGGTTCTTCAA GAAATCCCAGGAGAACAAGCGGGACTTTAGCGACGACCAGCTGAAGGCGGGGAAAAATGTGATCGGTCTACAGATGGGGTCAAATAAGGGAGCCTCCCAGGAGGGCATGAGCTACGGAAGGTCCCGACAGATCCTGTAG
- the LOC120822058 gene encoding complement C1q-like protein 4 yields MLLPHTLHPSEAVNMRAVVMICLLHSALPYGWVNPGGPPDVPGSGCITDRGSCGCCFMLKEVNRMSTYFNTTLNALEKEYAQAKRSLEKIEGSRCAFSVALTDQPNFFCFGPFAAEKLVTYQHVFVNVGGGYSPASGVFTAAQSGVYSLALTAFGDAGAPGVPLAACADLLVNGRAVAAAREKNAQDQEDSASAVLALHLAAGDKVAVSLPVGCSLCGDGGHFNTFSGFLLYPTE; encoded by the exons ATGTTACTTCCTCACACCCTCCATCCATCTGAAGCCGTCAACATGAGAG ctgttgTGATGATCTGTCTGCTGCATTCGGCCCTTCCATACGGGTGGGTTAACCCTGGGGGGCCTCCAGACGTGCCAGGCAGCG ggtGCATCACGGACCGAGGTTCCTGTGGATGCTGCTTCATGTTGAAAGAGGTGAACAGAATGTCGACGTACTTTAACACGACTTTGAACGCGTTGGAGAAGGAATACGCACAAGCAAAGCGCAGCTTGGAGAAGATCGAAG GCAGCCGCTGCGCCTTCTCCGTCGCGCTGACCGACCAACCCAATTTCTTCTGCTTCGGCCCCTTCGCCGCCGAGAAGCTCGTCACCTACCAGCACGTCTTCGTCAACGTGGGCGGCGGCTACAGCCCGGCGAGCGGCGTCTTCACCGCCGCGCAGTCGGGCGTCTACAGCCTGGCCCTCACCGCGTTCGGGGACGCCGGTGCGCCCGGGGTGCCCCTGGCCGCGTGCGCCGACCTGCTGGTCAACGGCCGCGCGGTGGCGGCAGCGCGGGAGAAAAACGCGCAGGACCAGGAGGACAGCGCGTCCGCGGTCCTGGCCCTGCACCTGGCGGCCGGGGACAAGGTGGCCGTCAGCCTGCCCGTCGGGTGCTCCCTCTGCGGCGACGGCGGCCACTTCAACACGTTCAGCGGCTTCCTGCTGTATCCCACCGAGTGA
- the cbln18 gene encoding cerebellin 18 — MVVLPLLLLLGLQFLCGRGQLQSAGIQLLTEAAREWQGSLPCGEWNCGCAFQKQPGCCCAADGMFKLEEDSFHRIKYLMRDVMSLEKKVQKLTDYSRVAFEAIMNPGARVSSGTDPQCFGPFSTNVPIPYSNVTLNDANGYNPALGVFTAPCAGVYVFSFTVHSCVLENESLYYKVQLMRNGVVEASVWENNREDFEDNANHVVVLKLERGDQVYIELMSGRRLCTQQPFNIFTGYILYPDTGDYM, encoded by the exons ATGGTTGTATTACCCCTTTTGCTCCTGTTGGGGTTGCAGTTTCTCTGCGGTCGTGGCCAGTTGCAGTCCGCCGGCATCCAGCTGCTGACGGAGGCCGCAA GGGAGTGGCAGGGGTCTCTGCCGTGCGGCGAGTGGAACTGCGGCTGCGCCTTCCAGAAGCAGCccggctgctgctgtgcagccGACGGAATGTTCAAATTAGAGGAGGATTCCTTCCACAGGATTAAATACTTGATGCGTGATGTCATGTCGCTggaaaaaaaggtgcaaaagCTCACAG aTTACAGCAGGGTTGCCTTCGAAGCCATCATGAATCCAGGCGCTCGCGTGAGTTCCGGGACCGATCCACAATGCTTTGGTCCTTTCAGCACCAACGTGCCGATCCCCTACTCCAATGTCACTCTTAACGATGCTAACGGATACAACCCTGCGTTGg GTGTCTTCACTGCTCCTTGTGCCGGTGTTTATGTCTTCTCCTTTACGGTCCACTCGTGCGTATTGGAGAACGAGAGCCTCTACTATAAA GTCCAGCTGATGAGGAACGGCGTGGTGGAGGCCAGCGTGTGGGAGAACAACCGAGAAGACTTTGAAGACAACGCCAATCac GTGGTGGTGCTGAAGCTGGAGAGAGGCGACCAGGTCTACATCGAGCTGATGTCTGGGAGGAGGCTCTGCACACAACAACCGTTCAATATCTTTACCGGTTACATACTGTACCCTGACACTGGTGACTACATGTAA